One part of the Treponema peruense genome encodes these proteins:
- a CDS encoding HU family DNA-binding protein, whose product MSSRKVTKYDLVEAVYQNTKCEKRVVQDVIENLLVQLKDSLKDGNTIELRGFGTFEPRLRRGRAKARNPKTGEQLSVAPHYVAAFRAGQELKKSLWSLPVRDGFGVEEDF is encoded by the coding sequence ATGTCTTCCAGGAAAGTTACAAAATATGATTTGGTAGAAGCAGTGTACCAGAATACAAAATGTGAAAAGCGTGTTGTTCAGGATGTTATTGAAAATCTTCTTGTTCAGCTTAAGGATTCCCTTAAAGACGGAAATACAATAGAACTTCGGGGATTCGGAACTTTTGAGCCAAGACTCAGAAGGGGCAGGGCAAAAGCCAGAAATCCAAAGACCGGCGAGCAGCTTTCGGTAGCACCTCATTATGTAGCTGCCTTTCGTGCCGGACAGGAACTAAAAAAATCTTTGTGGTCTCTTCCTGTTCGTGACGGGTTTGGTGTAGAAGAAGATTTTTAA
- the rho gene encoding transcription termination factor Rho: MAFIKRRGTDSSDDGQQDFFEESDVHSEEEQSVQSASENEKTLTAEESEEKATPKPRRKRVVKAKAVSETGSDESVQAASSEPAAAETETSAETSSSETNTASEQTEFGTQYQSRPRYDGSQSRRWNNNRYVSNRRYNNRGGNYERNLQSRLEAVQAAQRIENPEEYESKPRLLINDLTKMSMPELRNLGVQQGISADDMAPMKKQDLIFSILRAHTEHGGIIFASGALEILPDGYGFLRSPQNSYLPGPDDIYISPSQIRLFNLKTGDTIYGQTRSPKEGERFFALLRIETVNFDDPCVAQTRIPFENLTPLYPNEKLRLETVSTELSTRIVDLFVPIGKGQRLLIVAPPKAGKTILMQKIANAITKNNPNVYLIVLLIDERPEEVTEMERSIKAEVISSTFDEQATRHVQVAEMVLEKAKRLVEHKRDVVIFLDSITRLARAYNQTVPTSGKVLSGGVDANALHKPKRFFGAARNVEEGGSLTIISTSLIETGSRMDEVIFEEFKGTGNSEIDLDRKLAERRLFPAINIKKSGTRKEELLLTENELQKMWILRKVLNPMEDADILELIMDKMRKTKDNEAFLASMNPGSAAE; the protein is encoded by the coding sequence ATGGCATTTATCAAACGCCGGGGAACAGATTCGTCGGATGACGGTCAGCAGGATTTTTTTGAAGAGTCCGATGTTCATTCAGAAGAGGAGCAGTCTGTTCAATCTGCTTCTGAAAACGAAAAAACTTTGACAGCAGAAGAAAGTGAAGAAAAAGCTACGCCGAAGCCAAGAAGAAAAAGAGTCGTTAAGGCAAAGGCTGTTTCAGAGACCGGTTCTGACGAAAGTGTACAGGCTGCATCTTCAGAACCTGCAGCAGCAGAAACAGAAACCTCTGCAGAAACTTCTTCTTCAGAAACAAATACTGCTTCGGAACAGACAGAGTTCGGCACGCAGTACCAGAGCAGACCTCGCTATGACGGCAGTCAGAGCCGCCGCTGGAACAACAACCGCTATGTAAGCAACCGCCGTTACAATAATCGTGGCGGCAATTACGAAAGAAACCTTCAGTCAAGGCTTGAAGCTGTTCAGGCTGCACAACGCATAGAAAATCCTGAAGAATATGAGTCAAAGCCCCGTCTTCTTATAAATGATCTGACAAAAATGAGTATGCCGGAACTCAGAAATCTTGGTGTACAGCAGGGAATCAGTGCAGATGACATGGCTCCTATGAAAAAACAGGATCTTATTTTTTCTATTCTGCGCGCACATACAGAACACGGCGGTATTATTTTTGCAAGCGGTGCTCTTGAAATTCTGCCCGACGGATACGGATTCCTCAGAAGTCCGCAGAATTCATATCTTCCTGGCCCTGATGATATTTATATTTCACCAAGCCAGATAAGGCTGTTCAACCTCAAGACAGGTGATACAATCTATGGTCAGACAAGAAGTCCCAAGGAAGGTGAGCGCTTTTTTGCACTTTTAAGAATAGAGACAGTCAATTTTGATGATCCGTGTGTTGCCCAGACGCGAATTCCGTTTGAAAACCTTACACCGCTTTATCCGAATGAAAAACTTCGTCTAGAAACGGTTTCAACGGAACTCAGTACCAGAATAGTTGATCTTTTTGTTCCGATTGGAAAAGGCCAGCGTCTTCTGATTGTTGCTCCACCAAAGGCCGGTAAGACGATTCTTATGCAGAAAATTGCCAACGCCATTACAAAAAACAATCCGAATGTTTACCTGATTGTTCTTTTGATTGATGAGCGCCCTGAAGAAGTTACAGAAATGGAACGTTCAATCAAGGCAGAAGTTATTTCTTCTACTTTTGACGAGCAGGCTACAAGACATGTTCAGGTTGCAGAAATGGTTCTTGAAAAGGCAAAGCGTCTTGTTGAACACAAGCGTGATGTTGTGATTTTCCTTGATTCAATTACAAGGCTTGCACGTGCCTATAACCAGACTGTTCCTACTTCAGGAAAGGTTTTGAGCGGTGGTGTTGATGCAAATGCCCTTCATAAACCAAAAAGATTTTTTGGTGCCGCAAGAAATGTAGAAGAGGGCGGTTCACTTACCATTATTTCCACATCTCTTATCGAAACCGGAAGCCGCATGGACGAGGTTATTTTTGAAGAATTCAAGGGTACGGGAAACAGTGAAATTGATCTTGACAGAAAGCTTGCCGAGCGCCGCCTGTTCCCTGCGATAAATATCAAAAAGTCGGGAACACGCAAAGAGGAACTCCTTCTTACTGAAAATGAACTCCAGAAGATGTGGATTCTGCGCAAGGTACTCAATCCTATGGAAGATGCCGATATTCTTGAACTTATTATGGACAAGATGCGTAAGACAAAGGATAATGAAGCCTTCCTTGCCTCGATGAACCCCGGTTCCGCTGCTGAATAA
- a CDS encoding helicase C-terminal domain-containing protein produces MDSLERFLPGIIESMRMDIERSGGNEVFWSGTAGPDGRICSVKVGSRGNSDSVVVNRGVAQQGQVLIHNHPNGILYPSAADQGIAASAAENSMGFYIVDNDVSRVYAVVEPVKAREIKNIDADSAAAFLSSDGPLAKRFKNYEERPSQIELLRNVVQAFNGSKIGVFEAGTGVGKSYAYLIPAILWSDANKERVVISTGTINLQQQLFEKDIPAALSITGKNIKSVLVKGRQNYICKRRLAECLADRDLFSEDNEILEKINSWAQTSPSGSRSEMLFVPPDSVWTRVNSESDGCMGMRCQYHEECFVMKVRKEASDAGILVVNHHLLFADIESRMNGAGYEDAAVLPPYKRIVFDEAHGIEDSATSFLSETVTRFKLMKQVGLLYRTRRGSLTGLLVQLSALSMSEIHAEDVGSAAESVKNAVLLLDQAALAAMETETSERVCSATVRSLDGVMRCMEDLRQSLVTLVSLAREIEDGIDDDDKDVPCVWEAKTVLRRLDLLSGLCADFCSWQEHPGQVFWMQKMKIPPRIPGEDFIEYVQFVQTPLDIAPLMNSGVFEPLSTVVCTSATLRTGGNFSYWLSRTGISLSAPERVVKKNFESPFPYADNVLFAVTKDAPFVYESGFQNYVERTLPLLIQAAGGRTLVLFTSYDSLRYAYQSSCRELSRAGITVFKQGDDDRFRLLERFKADRESVLFATDSFWEGVDVPGDSLSQVVIVKLPFSVPNDPVFAARSESIENRGGSSFMELSVPQAVIKFRQGFGRLVRRGDDRGAVVVLDRRIVEKSYGRMFTSGVPLTKRMYADSQEIALAVKKMLES; encoded by the coding sequence ATGGACAGTTTGGAAAGATTTTTACCCGGAATTATAGAATCAATGAGAATGGATATAGAACGCTCCGGAGGAAACGAAGTGTTCTGGTCCGGAACAGCAGGCCCCGACGGACGCATCTGCTCTGTAAAGGTAGGTTCGCGCGGAAACTCTGATTCTGTCGTTGTAAACCGCGGTGTTGCACAGCAGGGACAGGTTCTGATTCACAATCATCCGAACGGAATTCTTTACCCGAGTGCTGCCGACCAGGGAATTGCGGCTTCTGCTGCTGAAAATTCAATGGGTTTTTATATAGTAGACAATGATGTAAGCCGGGTTTATGCCGTTGTTGAACCGGTAAAGGCTCGCGAAATAAAAAATATTGACGCTGATTCTGCCGCAGCTTTTCTTTCGTCTGACGGTCCCCTTGCAAAACGTTTTAAAAACTATGAGGAACGTCCTTCCCAGATTGAGCTTCTGCGCAATGTGGTACAGGCCTTTAACGGTTCTAAAATAGGCGTGTTTGAAGCGGGAACAGGAGTCGGAAAAAGTTATGCCTATCTTATTCCAGCTATACTTTGGTCAGATGCAAACAAAGAACGCGTTGTAATTTCTACCGGTACGATAAACCTTCAGCAGCAGCTTTTTGAAAAGGATATTCCCGCAGCGCTTTCGATTACGGGCAAAAACATAAAGTCTGTGCTTGTAAAGGGAAGACAGAATTATATATGCAAAAGACGACTTGCTGAATGTCTTGCGGACAGGGATTTGTTCAGCGAAGACAATGAAATTCTTGAAAAGATAAATTCCTGGGCGCAGACAAGTCCTTCTGGAAGCCGCAGTGAAATGCTTTTTGTACCGCCTGATTCTGTATGGACAAGGGTTAACAGTGAAAGTGACGGCTGTATGGGAATGCGCTGCCAGTATCATGAGGAATGTTTTGTGATGAAAGTTCGCAAGGAAGCTTCTGATGCAGGAATCCTTGTCGTAAACCACCATCTTCTTTTTGCAGACATAGAAAGCCGCATGAACGGTGCAGGATATGAAGATGCAGCAGTTCTTCCTCCGTACAAACGCATTGTTTTTGATGAAGCGCACGGAATAGAAGACAGTGCCACAAGTTTTTTGAGTGAGACGGTTACGCGGTTTAAGCTTATGAAACAGGTGGGTCTTCTTTACAGAACCAGAAGGGGTTCACTGACGGGACTTCTTGTTCAGCTTTCTGCGCTTTCTATGTCAGAAATTCATGCCGAAGATGTGGGGTCTGCTGCAGAATCTGTAAAAAATGCCGTTCTTCTTTTGGATCAGGCGGCTCTTGCGGCTATGGAAACAGAAACTTCTGAAAGGGTCTGTTCCGCAACAGTACGCAGTCTTGACGGGGTTATGCGGTGTATGGAAGACCTGCGGCAATCTCTTGTAACACTGGTGTCACTTGCGCGCGAAATAGAAGACGGAATAGATGATGATGACAAGGATGTGCCCTGTGTCTGGGAAGCAAAAACCGTTCTTAGAAGACTGGATCTTCTTTCGGGACTGTGCGCAGATTTCTGTTCATGGCAGGAACATCCCGGACAGGTATTCTGGATGCAGAAAATGAAAATTCCGCCAAGAATTCCCGGTGAAGATTTTATCGAATACGTCCAGTTTGTACAAACGCCGCTGGATATTGCGCCCCTTATGAACAGTGGTGTCTTTGAGCCGCTTTCTACAGTTGTGTGCACGAGCGCAACTTTGCGTACGGGCGGGAATTTTTCATACTGGCTTTCAAGAACAGGAATTTCCCTTTCGGCACCGGAACGTGTCGTGAAGAAAAACTTTGAATCTCCTTTTCCGTACGCTGACAATGTACTTTTTGCTGTTACAAAGGATGCGCCCTTTGTTTATGAAAGCGGATTCCAGAACTATGTGGAACGGACACTGCCGCTTCTGATTCAGGCTGCCGGAGGACGCACACTTGTTCTGTTTACATCTTATGACAGTCTGCGTTATGCATACCAGTCTTCGTGCAGGGAACTTTCACGTGCCGGAATAACAGTGTTTAAACAGGGTGATGACGACAGATTCAGGCTTTTGGAAAGATTTAAGGCTGACAGGGAAAGTGTTCTGTTTGCAACTGACAGTTTTTGGGAAGGGGTTGATGTTCCGGGTGACAGTCTGAGCCAGGTTGTTATTGTAAAACTGCCTTTTTCTGTTCCGAATGACCCCGTTTTTGCGGCAAGAAGTGAAAGTATAGAAAACAGGGGTGGCTCTTCTTTTATGGAACTGAGTGTTCCGCAGGCGGTAATAAAATTCAGGCAGGGATTCGGCCGGCTTGTGCGAAGGGGTGATGACCGCGGTGCTGTTGTCGTTTTGGATCGCCGCATTGTAGAAAAATCCTACGGCAGAATGTTTACGTCAGGAGTTCCGCTTACAAAAAGAATGTACGCAGATTCTCAGGAAATTGCACTTGCCGTAAAGAAAATGCTGGAAAGCTGA
- a CDS encoding bactofilin family protein, whose product MSKENGNLTVFGQETEFDGVLEFTDSLVITGKFHGTIKATGDLEIDRSAVCDVDVMNAESIVVSGKVTGRIEASERVELCSGSRVKGDIKTARIRISDNVEFEGQVSMLSEVPDIDIFSVASAEYKDALIKKTDEAR is encoded by the coding sequence ATGTCTAAAGAAAATGGAAATTTAACTGTCTTCGGACAGGAAACCGAATTTGACGGCGTTTTGGAATTTACTGACAGTCTTGTAATTACCGGCAAGTTCCACGGTACAATAAAAGCTACCGGGGATTTGGAGATAGACCGTTCGGCAGTTTGCGACGTTGACGTAATGAATGCGGAATCCATTGTTGTTTCAGGCAAAGTAACAGGACGCATTGAAGCTTCTGAACGTGTTGAACTGTGTTCCGGAAGCCGAGTTAAAGGCGATATAAAAACTGCAAGAATCAGAATATCTGACAATGTGGAATTTGAAGGCCAGGTTTCTATGCTTTCTGAAGTTCCTGATATAGATATTTTTTCAGTTGCGTCGGCAGAATACAAAGATGCACTTATCAAAAAAACAGACGAGGCCCGCTAG
- a CDS encoding lysophospholipid acyltransferase family protein, translated as MLSFLTVLCLSGALLFPTFMLCITYPLSHKWALFWSDYITSRTARLVFAILKYYRHFEFLGSKNERDGLPEQFVVVSNHQSLLDIVVYFKFFSDHVVRFVAKDTLGKVPMVGKMLRSQEHCMIPRKGGAALAMKSIERLGERVLERGQIPVIFPEGTRSRDGNLGQFYSAGFRRLEETVKLPVAVCALDGGWKISKLDSILRNLYKGAYRVKILKVYPAPQSKAEEKQILEEAPHLIQAQLDKWRALPDGSLEV; from the coding sequence ATGTTAAGTTTTCTTACTGTATTATGTTTGAGCGGGGCATTGCTTTTTCCTACGTTTATGCTGTGCATTACGTACCCGCTTAGTCACAAATGGGCCTTGTTCTGGTCTGATTACATTACTTCACGTACGGCCCGTCTGGTTTTTGCCATTCTCAAGTATTACAGGCACTTTGAATTCCTTGGTTCGAAAAATGAACGTGACGGGCTTCCCGAACAGTTTGTTGTTGTTTCAAACCACCAGAGTCTTCTTGATATAGTAGTGTACTTTAAGTTTTTTTCAGACCACGTCGTAAGGTTTGTTGCAAAGGATACCCTCGGAAAAGTCCCTATGGTGGGTAAAATGCTCCGTTCCCAGGAACACTGTATGATTCCAAGAAAGGGAGGGGCGGCACTTGCAATGAAGTCAATCGAGCGACTTGGGGAACGTGTTCTTGAGCGCGGTCAGATTCCGGTAATTTTTCCAGAAGGAACAAGAAGCCGTGACGGAAACCTGGGACAGTTTTATTCAGCCGGATTCAGGCGCCTTGAAGAAACAGTAAAACTTCCCGTTGCAGTCTGTGCTCTTGACGGCGGATGGAAGATTTCAAAACTGGACAGTATTCTGCGCAATCTTTATAAGGGTGCATACCGTGTAAAGATTCTCAAAGTTTACCCGGCTCCTCAGTCCAAGGCAGAAGAAAAGCAGATTCTTGAAGAAGCACCGCATCTTATTCAGGCTCAGCTTGATAAGTGGCGTGCTCTTCCTGACGGATCTCTTGAAGTTTGA
- the rpmE gene encoding 50S ribosomal protein L31, with the protein MKKGIHPDYKLTKITCVCGNVIETRSTVEDIHVEICSACHPFYTGKQKLVDTAGRIDRFNKRYGMKSAE; encoded by the coding sequence ATGAAAAAGGGAATCCACCCAGACTACAAACTGACAAAGATTACTTGCGTTTGCGGTAATGTTATCGAGACACGTTCAACAGTAGAAGACATTCACGTTGAAATTTGTTCTGCATGCCATCCTTTCTATACAGGAAAGCAGAAGCTTGTTGACACAGCAGGACGTATTGACCGCTTTAACAAGCGCTACGGCATGAAATCTGCTGAGTAG
- the rpsT gene encoding 30S ribosomal protein S20 encodes MAVKKTSAEKKHAQSEVRRLRNKAVKSQVHTSARKYLDAVQKKDKDLALETLKALHSELDNAGRKGVMKANAVSRKKSRMSRLYNVTFTAPAAAAN; translated from the coding sequence TTGGCAGTAAAAAAAACTTCTGCAGAAAAGAAGCATGCACAGAGCGAAGTTCGCCGTCTGCGCAATAAGGCTGTAAAGTCACAGGTACATACAAGTGCTAGAAAGTATTTGGATGCGGTTCAGAAGAAAGACAAGGATCTTGCTCTTGAGACACTCAAGGCACTTCATTCCGAGCTTGATAATGCTGGACGCAAGGGTGTTATGAAAGCAAATGCAGTTTCTCGCAAAAAGAGCCGCATGAGCAGACTTTATAACGTAACATTTACAGCTCCTGCCGCTGCAGCAAACTAA